The stretch of DNA GCGACTTTGCCGGGAACAACTGGACCGGCTGCGTTCGGCCGCCGGACGGTAGCGCTCCGCCCTGCGGTCAACCGGGCGTATATGCCTTCCCGTCACCGATAAACCGCTTGCTCCGGGCTTTCGCGTCGGCCCGGAGAACGGCCATCTCGGCATTGTTACATTCGTCGCCGCGAACCGAGCCATCCTGACACCCGGCGAACACCTCTCGCGCCTCGTCGACATGCGCGTCGAAATACTGCTTGCTACGTGGCTCTTCCTTCCCTCAGCTCGCCAGCGCGGTTCCGATAAGCATGAATCCAATAACTTGCGTCTTCATCAGGCCCTCCTTTGCGAGCCGACAAATTATCGCGGGGCACCACAACGGAGCAACAAAAGACCGCAGAAACTCTCAAATCGAGAGCGATTGTTTGCGCGCACGGTCGTCAGGCGGTCGGACATTTGATAAAGGCATCACCGGCCGGGCGGCCGTCGCATATGTGCAAGCCTCGGCTAAAAGCGACGGCGCAAGTTCTCGAACTTGTTCTCAACGCCCGGCCTCATTCCACTGAAAATGACGGCTTTGCGCCCGATGTCGGCCGTTCCGGCCTTGATTGGCGTCTTCCGAAAAGATGGTGTATCGCGGCGGCTGCATTTCAGGACCGGCATCTGAGTTTGCAGCCCCTTCATCTATGATGGTTTGATCGGGGTCATCCTGGCCTTGAGCATCAAGGAGGGAGTGACGGCGATGACGCATTTCGTAGGTCTGGATGTATCGGTAGAAGAGACGGCGGTTTGCGTCGTCGATGAAGTGGGCGAGGTCGTATGCGAGCGCAAGGTCCCCACAGAGCCTGATGACATTGCGGTTTTGCTGACGTCGATCGGCGGTGATTATGTCCGGGTTGGGATTGAGGCGGGCCCATTGTCACAATGGCTGGTCAATGAGCTGAGCGCGGCGGATATTCCTATGATCTGTGTCGAGACCCGCCATATGAAAGCGCTTTTGATCGCCCAGCAGATCAACAAGAGCGATCGTAACGACGCACGCGGGATTGCACAGATGATGCGTGTCGGCTTGTTCAAGCCGGTCCATGTGAAGACGCTGGCAGCCCAGGAGCAACGGATGCTGCTCACCAGTCGTAAGCTGATCCAGCGCAAGCTGCTGGATATCGAGTGCGACATGCGGGGAACGCTGCGCAACTTCGGACTCAAGGTCGGGGTGGTAGGCGCTACCGGCTACGAAGGACGTGTCCGCGAACTGGTGGAACGCCTGCCCAGGTTGGCTGCGATCGTGGAGCCGCTACTGACGGTCCGACGCGTCATGCGACAGGAACTCGCGGTTTTGCACAAGATGCTGATCGATATCGTGCGCGATGACCCGGTATGCCGCCGCTTCATGACCGTGCCTGGCGTCGGACCCGTTGTCGCTCTGACCTATCGGGCGTCGGTCGATCAACCGCACCGCTTTTTACATAGCCGAGCCGTTGGCGCTCATGCCGGCCTAACGCCTAAACGACATCAATCGGGTGAGGTCGACTATGATGGGGGCGTGTCCAAATGCGGGGACGCCATGCTGCGTTCCATGTTGTACGAGGCCGCTCAGTCAATGCTGACCCACAGCAAGAAATGGTCATGGCTCAAGGCCTGGGCCGTACGGGTCGCTCAACGCCGTGGCATGCGCCGCGCGCGGGTTGCCCTCGCTCGACGGCTTGCCGTCATCCTTCATCGCATGTGGATCGATGGCACCGACTTCCGTTGGAGCAACGGCGCTACCGCACCGGCGGCGTAACGAAAGACCCTCTAGACTTTCCACCAGATCTGCCCCGGCAGAAAGATGTCCTCACGGGGACGACGGGTGAAGCGAGTTCGGAATGACTGCAGATTCTGGCACCTCACAGTGCCAAGGGCGCTCGAAAGATTGAACCGCTCCATCCTTCTTACCCCATCATGAGGCGGCAATACACCGACCTCGAAGAGAAGCACGAGCTCCGTAAGGGACATCAGCTGCGCAGATCATGAATGAAAGGATTTGTTATGACCCAATGAATCTCGCTTGACCTCCGCCGCGATAGAGAAGCAGTCATTCGATCGAAGCACCTAACCACCGCTTCGCGCGATGTCGGCCATTCGGAATGTCTTTCTACAGTCCAGAAAGCGGCTATTCGAGACCCTCTTTAAGAGCGCGTGCTATCATCGTCACGCACAGGAGTAATTGTCGGTAGGACGGATGGGATCGCAATCGGCAACTCGAGCGCGGGAACCCGATCAGGACCTACATGGGTTCAGACTTCAGGCTCAAACGTTCGAAATGACATCAACGAGCCGAAGCTCATCGTCCCGAAAGCAGGAAGGCGGCGGCGAGCGCGGCGAGCAGGGCGCCGCGCGCGATCAGGCCGTTGCGCAGCGAATGACCTTCGAGACAGGGTTGCAGATCGGGCGGGATCGGCATCGGCCGCGTTGCCGGCACATCGGCTCCGCCCGTATTGCCGACGGGAACCCAGCCGGCAAGGTGGAAGGGGGCCGCCCCGATCAACCGGACGAGCTGCCCAAGCGCTTCCTTGGTATCCGACTGCCCGAGCGCGAGCCGCAACATGTGAAAATGCGTTTTCATATGCGAGACATACCAGCGCTGGCCGAGAATATGGGCGCGCTCCAGATGGCGCTTGGAAAGCGCAAGATCGCCGCTCGCTTCGGCCGACCGCGCATGGTCCATTTCGCTGGCAAAAACGGCTTTGACATCCGGTTTCATGACAAACCTCCCCCTAAAAGTGACGCAACGCTACTGCCGCCAACGCCCTTCGAACGACCGTCTCTGCGGACGGTGCATTGCTCATATCAGGTTGAACACAAGCCGGCAGAAGAAAAAGCACCTCGGCATCTTTTGGTTTCCGCGAAGACAGGCTGATGCCCTTCGTCATCTTTCATGGAGCGCTTTTGCAGCTCAATGGCGAGGAATCTCGCAGCGGAAACTTGTGAAGTGATCGGGGGCTCCGGAGCCGTTCCATATGGCGACGCGGGGAAAAGCACAGAGCAACCCCGAGCGCTCGGTCTTGGCGAGCCGGCGATCCATCGGGCCGACCAGGAAATTGCTCGCGGACACGGCGACAAGTTCTTCGGGCGCGCGGCCGCGGGTGACCCACGCCTCCAGTGCGGCGCCGATATCTTCCTCGGGCCGCGCGCCGGGATAGGGCGGAGCGCCCTGGCCGAAGCTGTTGAGCCCGGGGCCGGCGTTGCAATGCTGCATGCCCGGCACCATGAATAACCGCATATTCTGCTCGGCGGCGGCGCCCATGCGGGCGCGTACGCGCTCATAATATTCGATCGACATTTGCGGCGGAATCGCGGCATCGCCCCAGCCGTGATAGAGGATCAGCTTGCCGCCGCGTGCAAAGAAGGCGCTTAGATCGGTGCTATTGGCGTTGAGGATCGGGCCGATTGTTTTGTCGAGAAAAGGTCCGTCGCGGCTGAAATCGAAATTGGCAAAGCTCGCGTCGGGCATGTTCGCGAAGAAGCGCGGCAGCCCGAGACCGAACACGCCCGCGCCCGTCATCATGGGATCATTCGACGATATCCATGGCGCCCAGCCGCCGCGATGCGCCTCGGCACCGGCCGGTTCATATCCGATGCGCGGCGCGCGGGCGATCGGCGGCCCGCGCAATATGTCGGCGAGTGCGGCTACCTGGTCGCCGGTCAGGCAGGAATCGCCGTCGGCGCCGGTACAGCGTAGCGGCTTCGGGTCGAAACGGCATGCGCGCGGATCGCGGACCAGCCCGTCCTTTTGCCCGTCGAGTGCGTCGCACTGCGCCAGCACTGCGGCCTCGATCGCGGGCAGCTTTGTCGGCGGGATATTCGATCCGGGCGTGCGCGTCAGGCTGGCCCCGTTCCAGATGAAGATCTGCGATAGGCGCGTGAAATCCCACGCCGGCGCGCCGGCGATGATCCCGTCATAATCTTCGGGGTAGCGCTGCGCCGCCATCAGCGCCTGTCGCCCGCCGTTCGAGCAGGCGCTGAACACCGACAGGCTGGGCTTGCGGCCGTAATAGGCTTCGATGATCGCCTTGGAATTGACCGCGGTCAGATGGATCGCGCGGTGGCCATAATCGATTTGCGCGTCGGGATTGCCGACGGCCCACGGCGCGGTGAAGCCGCCGGGCGCGTGGCCGGTGTCGGTGCTGGCGACCGCATAGCCGCGCGCGGTACCCTCGACCAGGCCACCGCGATAATTGATGTCGCCGGCGAAGCCGCCGTTGCCGGCCCCATGGAATTTGCCGTTCCAGCCGGTCGCCGGGAGCCAGGTTTCGAAGACGATGTTCGATCGCGGGGCGGGCTTGATCGTGCCGATGACGCGGCAATGCGCGGGAAGGGTGATACCGACGCCGTCGATCTGCGCGTTGTTGCCGGTATAGGGGCCTGCGTCGACGAAGACCGCCGAGTTGATCTCTGTGTTGGCGAGTTTCAGCCCCTTCAGCGCGGCGCATCGCTGCGCCGCCATGGCATGCGTTGCGGCCACCGCCGGAGCAGCCGTGACCGCCAGCGCCGCCGCGCCACATGTCCAGACCAGATGCCGTGCCTTCATCGTCCGTTCCCCTTCAGCGCGCCGCGCAATGTGTCGAATAGCTTCATCGTCGCCGCCGGAAAGGGTCAGAAGGTCTTGCGGATTCCGAGCTGCACCATCCGTCCGAGCGTCGATCCGTTGAATTGCGCGAAATTGGTGCGCGGCAGGTTCGCATAGGCCGGGTCGACATCGAGCAGATTGTCGATGTTGAGGGTGAGCTGCGTACCCGCGAGCACGCCGCCCGCGGGCACGTCCCACGAAAAGCGCAAATCGACCGTCTGGAAGGATTTGATCCGCGTCTGGCCCACCAGTCCCTGGATCGGGTAGCCGCCGCGATAGTTGAACACCGCGCGGCCGGTGAAGTCTCCGACCTTGCCGCCGAGCGTGCCGACGAAGAAGAGGCGGCCGGTGCCGTTCTTCAGGGTGTTTGTGAACGGTCCCTTCGATCCGCCGGTCGAAAAGTCGCGATTGAGCACATAATTGCCCGCGAGGTCGGCCATTAGCGTCACCTTGCCGACCGGCCGCGTATAGTTAAGGTGGAAGTCGACGCCATCGGTCTTGAGCGCGCCGAAATTGTTGAGCCGCGCATCGGCAAGCAGATAGGGCGACCTGCCGACATAGAGCAACGCGATATCGGACACGCCGACGAGCTGCATCCCCGCAGTTGCCGCGCGCGCCTGGGCGAGCGTCGGGTTGATCGTATAGAAGGAGGCGAAATTCGGGTCGGTGAACAGCGTTGCCGCCGAAATCAGTCCGATCGCATCCTTGAAATCGACCTTGTAGTAAGTCGCGCTGGCGAGAAGGCCGGGCACGGCGTCAGGCTTCCAGTCGAAGCCCGCCGAGAAGGTCGTCGCAGTCTCGGGCTTGAGGTTCGGGTTGCCGCCCGCGAGGATGATCGTCGGGCGGAACAGATCGGTGATCGGACTGCCGACCTGGCGGAACGGACTGATCGGCAGAATCTGCGCCTGCTGACCCAGTCCGCTGGTTGCTTCGAGGCCGGGCGCGTGGAACGACGTGCCGTAATTGCCGCGGATCGTCAGATCGTCAAACGGTTTCCAGGTGATGCCGACCTTGGGGTTGGTCGTGCCTCCGACATCGCTGTAATCATCGTAGCGCACCGATCCGGACAGGGTGAGGCTGCGCAGGCCCGCCGCGCCGTTTGCGGAGCCGAACAGCGGCACGACGATCTCGCCGAAGAGGGACTTGACGTTGCGCGACGAAAAGGCGCGCGTCGTGCCGGGGGCGCTGGCAAGCGTTCCCTTCGGTCCGGGGATCAACGTCTGCTTGAGGTTGTTATAGTGATATTCGGCGCCGAGCGCGAGGCGCACGTCGCCGCCGCCGATCGCGAATAGCGGCCCTTCGGCGACGATGCGGCCTTCCGCGAGTTCCTGCACCCCGGTGTCGTGATTTTCGAAATCGTCGATCGCCGCGAGTACAGCCGGGTTGCTCGCGCCGGGGTTATAAGGGTTGAGTGCGGCTGCGAGCGTCGTACCGTTCAGCGCTGCGGTGATCGCGGTGACATTCACCAGCTCTTCACGGATCTCGCTGTGGCTGCGCCCGAAATTCGCGAGCGTGCGCAGCTGCCAGCGCCCGCCGACGTCGAAATTCATCCCGGCGGTAATCCCCGCCGACTGGAAGTTCTGCCGCGAGACATTGCTCGGTCCGAACACATCGGCAAAGGAGAAGGCGACATTGTGCGACGTCTCTGTGCCGATCGGGCGGAAATAGGGGTTGGCCGCGGTGATCGTGCCGCTGGTCGACGATTGCGCGGTTTTCACGTCGGTCTTGCGCTGCGACCAGTAAGCCGTGGCGTTGAACTCGATTCCCGGCGCCAGCTCCTGCGTCAGCGACGCGAAGACACTGTGGCGTTCTTCCTGCGGATAGACGTCGATCTGTTTGGGTTCGTCGCAGCGATTGATCGTGCCGGCCACGCGGCCGGGCAGGGCATAGGTCGTCGTGCCGATCAAAATATTGCCCGGCGAACAGGCGGTGCTGCGCAGGTCCGATCCGCCGCGATCGAGATGATTGCTCGTCATATAATCGCGGTCGGCGCCGTAAAGATTGCTGTGCCAGGCATAGGCATAGGCGACATAGAGTGAGCCCGTGCCCCAGTCCTTGCCCGCGATGATGTCGCCGTCGGCCTGCTGGTAACTGTCGGCGAAGCCATAACGGGCGCCGGCCTCGACCCCGTTGAAGCGTCGGCGGGTGATGAAGTTGATGACGCCGCCGATCGCGTCGGAGCCATAGATCGACGAACCGCCGTCGGGGATCACGTCGACGCGCTCGATCACCACCGGCGGGATGATCGTCGGGTCGGGTGTGGAGGACAAGATGCCTTGGCCGACGAGCCGCCGTCCATCGACGAGCATCAATGTGTTCTGCCCGCCGGTTGCGCCGAGATTGCGCAGATTGGGAAAGAAGACGGGGCTGCCGCGATCTGAATTGGCGCGCGGCACGCTGCCGAAATAGCTGAGCTGGGGGATGTTCGCGAGCAGGTCGGTCGACGAGGATACGCCGCTTTCGACGATTTCGGCACGGTTCACGCCGATGACGTTCGTGCCCGTTGGGGCAATGCCGCGGATCAGCGTTCCGGTGACGATGATCGCTTCCTCCGCAATGTCATTGTCCGACTGGATAGTTGATTCTTGCCGCGATTCGGATGCGGCATCCTGTGCCCGTGCGGTCGCAGCAGTGAGCAGCATTGCCAGCAAACCCAGACCAGATACAGATGATTTAAGTTTGAAATTCCACGACATTCCTATCCTCCCGCCAGCGCCGATTGGCCGGCGCCCTCGTTTCTGAATTGGCTATGGACGAAATCATCCAATGCCTTTATTGACCATTTGAATAATGAAAATATTCGAGCAAGGGAAGAGGGAATGCGAAGGCGGATGATCGATGCGGTGGAGGGGCGGTTCATCGACCCGCAGGGGCGCGAGGTGCTGCTGCGCGGCGTCAACCTCGGCGGCGACTGCAAGCTGCCCTTTCCCGACGGCGGCACGCATCTGCCGGGCGATTTCTCGGATCACCGCGACGTGAGCTTCGTGGGCCGCCCGTTCCCGCTCGATCAGGCGGACGCGCATCTGGCGCGGATCGCGGGCTGGGGGTTCAACTGCCTGCGCCTTCTCGTGACGTGGGAAGCCATCGAGCATGAGGGGCCCGGCAAATATGATGCGGCCTATCTTGATTATATCGCGGCGATCGCGCGGCGGGCCGAGGCGCACGGGTTCATGCTGTTCATCGACATGCACCAGGATGTGTGGAGCCGGATGACCGGTGGCGACGGTGCGCCGGGCTGGATATTTGAAAAGCTCGGGCTCGACTTCACGCGTTTCGATGCCGCGGATGCAGCGCATGTCATGCAGCACCGCTATGACCATGCGCGTGCCGATGCCCGGCAGGAAGACAATTATCCGATGATGAGCTGGGCGCGCAATTATCGCATGCCCGCGAACGCTATCGTCTGGACCGCCTTTTTTGCGGGCGCGCTGCTGACTCCCTGCTGGCTGGTCGATGAAGAGAATGTTCAGCATTACCTGCAGCGTCACTACCTCAACGCCATGGCTGCGCTGGCCGGGCGGCTCGCTGGTAACGCCGCGGTGATTGGCTTCGATACGCTTAACGAGCCGAGTCTCGGCTGGATCGGGCAGACGATGAGCGCGCCGCAGCTTGCGGCGACGCGCGATGCGCCGATACCGGTGCGCGCCGGGCCATGCTGGACGCCGTTCGCGGCGCTGCGGGCAGCGAGCGGCATGGCGGTGACCTTGCCGGTCCTCGCACCCGGCGCCGACGGCGCGATGGAAATCGCGGGTGAACAGGTCGCCAATCCGCGGGGCGTGTCGATCTGGGCCGACGGCGCCGCCGATCCCTATGCCGCAGCGGGCGCGTGGAGCGGACCGGGCGACGATGCGCGCGTCCTCGACGAAGAATTTTTCCGCCGCACCGGCGACCGTGCGATCGATCCTGATACCGATCTGCTGCTGCCGTTTTTTCGCAAGGTCGCCGCAACGCTGCGCGCGATCAACCCCGATTGGCTGATCTTTGCCGAAGTGAATCCGTATCAGCTCGGTCACGGGCGCGGCTTTCCGCAGGGCATGCCCGAACGCTGCGTCAACGCGAGCCATTGGTACGATGTCGACATCCTGTGGAAGAAGAGTTTCGACAGTGCGGCCGGCCCCGCGGCGCTACGCACGCGTTATATCGACGAGATCGGCCGCCTGTTCGATGCCGCTGATCCGGCACGTGCCATGCCGCGGCTTATCGGGGAGTTTGGCATCCCTTACGATCTCGACGGTGGCCGCGCCTATTCGCGCTGGGCAGCGGGGCAGCGCGGCGACGCGCTATGGACGACGCACGACGCGGCGCTGACCGCGATGTACGACGCGATCGACGCCCTGCGCATCTCGTCGACGCAGTGGAACTATACCGCAAGCAACCGCAACGATCTGCGGATCGGCGACGGCTGGAATCAGGAGGATCTGTCGATCTTCTCGCCCGATCAGATGGCGGATGGCGGCGATGGCGCGCGTGCGCGCAAGGGATTCGCGCGGCCCTGGGTTCGCCGTGCGCAGGGGCGTATCGCCGCGATGCGGTTCGACGCAGAGGTAGCGCGGTTCGAGGCGGCGATCGATGCCGATCCGGCGATTGCGGCGCCGACCGAGATCGTGGTTCCCAAGGCGCATTTTCCGGGACCGGTCGCGGTCGCGGTTGATCCGCCCGCGCGCTGGACCTTCGACCGCGACAGCCGGCTTCTTCATGTCGAGGCGGCTGCTCCGGGGCGGATGGTCGTCGAAGTCCGGCCGGCGGGCGAAGCGCGTGTATCGCGGCGCGACAGCGAATTTCAACCCGTGTCGCACTGAACAGGACTCGACAAGCTCGTTATGCAAGTGGATAGTTAAACAAGTCAATCGGGAGAGGGTCGTGAACAAGACAGGATTTTGGATCACGGTGGCGTTGGGGATGGCAGCCGCCTCCCCGGCGGCCGCGCAGGCGGCGCCGGTTGTCGCCGTCGATGGCGGCAAGCTTTCGGGTGTCCGTAATGGCGACGTCGTCGCCTACAAAGGGATTCGCTACGCTGCCCCGCCGGTCGGCGAGCGCCGTTGGCGTGCTCCCGCCCCGGTCCCCGGCTGGCCCGGCGTTCGCGCCGCGACCGATTATGGTGCAGATTGCGAGCATAACCGCCGCGAATGGGAGGCCGACCGCGCTGATGCCCCGATGGGCGAGGATTGCCTGTACCTGAATATCTGGACGCCCGCGAAGCCGGTGAAGGGCGGCGCGCCCGTGCTGTTCTGGATCCACGGCGGCGCCTTTACCGCCGGATCGGGTGCGCAGCGCGCTTATGACGGGGCAAAGCTTGCGGCGCGTGGCGCGGTGGTCGTGACCTTCAACTATCGTCTCGGCCGCTTCGGGTTTTTCGCCCATCCCGCGCTGACCGCCGAGGCAGGGACGGCGGCGACCGGAAACTGGGGGTTGATGGACCAGCTTGCGGCATTGCGCTGGGTCCGGAAGAATATTCGCGGCTTTGGTGGCAACCCGGAAAATGTGACAATCTTCGGCGAATCTGCCGGCGGCGGGTCGGTGAACCAGATGATGGTGATGCCCGCGGCGCAGGGCCTGTTCGCAAAGGCGATCGCCCAATCGGGCGGCGGCCGCGACGAGGGGGTGTCGCTTGCCGATGCCGAAGCCAAGGGGGTCGCCTTTGCCGGCGAGGCGGGTGCGGCCGGCAACGATCCGGCGGCGCTCCGCGCCATCCCGGCCGACAAGGTTCGCGGCAAGATAACGCTGCTTAATCCCGAGACGAAGACATATTCGGGCCCGCTGATCGACGGGCGGCTCGTGCAGGGGCGGGTCGAGGTTCCGTTCCTCGCCGGACAGCAGGCGAAGCTCCCCTATATGGCGGGGGCGAACAGCTACGAGATCGGCTTTCTTCCCGAAGCGTTCCGCAGCGCCTTCGTCGCCGCGGTTGGCGGCGCACTTGGTGCGACGCAGTCCGAGGCGAAGGCGGCTTATGGCTCGGCCGAGGCGTATGAGCAGAATCTCGTCGGCGACCTGATGTTCGTCGAGCCCGCGCGCTTCCTCGCTGGGCTCGCGGCGCCGAATGGCAGCTACCTCTATCATTTCGACTATGTGCCGACCGCCAAACGCACCACCGACAAGGGGATGCCGCACGGCGCCGACGTCTATTATGTCTTCGGGAACCTTGAGGATTTGCACGTTGTGACGACCGCGGAGGATGAAGCGATGGCAAAGCTTGTCGGCGATTATTGGGTCGCCTTCGCACGGACCGGCAATCCCAACGGCGCCGGCCGGCCGACGTGGCCGGGCTTCGCGCCCGGCGGCGAGCGAATGCGCTTCACGGCGGGCGGAAGCAGGTCGGAAAGCGCCAAATCACCGGCGCTCGACGTGCTGGCTCGCTTTGGCGACGCCAAGCGTGACGCCGCGCGCTGAACAGGGGGACAGGATGCGATTTTTACTGATGGCGGCCATCGCCGCGCTGCCTTGGTCCTCGGCTGCGTTGGCGCAGGGCGCGACCGCCTCCGAAGACGAGCTGCGCTTTGCCGTGCCGGACAGTATTTCGTCCGAAGCGACGGCGCTCCTGACCGCAGGGCTTGCTGCACAGCGCAAGACGCGCCCGGATCGCCTTGCGATGGGGCATGACTTCGTACAGGCGCGCGCGCTGGCCGAGCGGGGCGCCGACGACCGCATGACCGCTGCTGCGGCGCGCTACGAAGTCACGGTGACCTCAGCAGAACTCGGCGGCGTGCCGGTGCTGCGCGTCAGTCCGAAGAACGTCGCGAAGGGCAGACGCATCCTCCTTTATGTCCATGGCGGCGGCTGGACGACGGGTTCGGCGAAATCGAGTTTCCGCAGCGCCGCGATCTATGCGGCGGCGACCGGTCTCGAAGTCGTTTCGGTTGATTATGTGCTCGCGCCCGCACAGGATTTTCGCGGCGTAACCGGACAGGTCGCGACGGTGTACCGCGCTCTTCTCGCAGACGGGCACAAGGCATCGCAGATCGGCCTTTATGGCGATAGCGCAGGCGGCAATATCATCCTCGGCACGACGCTGCGCCTGCGCGACGAAGGCCAGCCTCTGCCCGCGGCAATCGTCGCGCTGTCGCCTTGCACCGACCTTGGCGGGGCGGGCGACAGCCGGCTGACGCTTGCCGATGCCGATCCGGTGCTTGACAGCGCCGAGATGCTGAAAGCGGTGCGTTTCGCCTATGCCGGCAGGAATCCGGAGGTGGCGATGCACGATCCTTGGGCGTCGCCGGTGCGCGGCGACTATAGCCGGCCTTTCCCGCCGGCCCTGATTCAGGGCGGGACGCGCGAATTGTTGCTCAGCGACTTCGTGCGTCAGTATCAGGTCATGCGCGGTGCAGGTCGCGAGGTCGTGCTCGACCTTTATGAAGGCATGCCGCACGTCTTCATGGGCTTCCTCGCCGACGCGCCCGAAGGGAAGCAGGCGATTGCGATCGCGCGCGATTTCCTGCTGGCGCGGCTCGCGAAAGATTGAGAGGGGTCGAGGTGACGGGACCGACGCCCGAGCAATTGCTCGCCCAAATGACGCTTATCGAAAAGGTCGGCCAGCTCAGCCTCTATTCGGCCGACGTGCAGTGGACCGGCAATCTGGTGAACCCCGAACTCCGCTTCGAGGCGCCTGAAAAGCGCCTCGACGACATTCGGGCGGGGAAGGTCGCCGGCATCTTCAACCTGCCCGGTGAGGCGCAGGTGCGGCGGCTGCAACGCATCGCGGTCGAGGAATCGCGGCTCGGTATTCCGCTCCTGTTCGGCGCCGACGTGATTCACGGCTTTCGCACCGCTTTTCCCGTCCCACTGGCCGAAGCCGCGAGTTTCGAGCCCGAGCTTGCGTGTCGCACCGCCGCGGCGTCGGCCGCCGAAGCCGCCGCCGAAGGCGTCCACTGGACCTTCGCGCCCGGCGCCGACATCTGCCGCGACGCACGCTGGGGACGTGCAATCGAAAGCTATGGCGAGGACCCCTTTCTGGCATCGGCCTTCGCTGCGGCGCGCGTGCGCGGATTCCAGGGCGACGATCTCGCCGATCCGCGCCGGCTGATGGCGACGGTCAAGCATTTTGCGGCTTATGGTGCGGCCGAGGCTGGTCTCGACTATAATACCGCCGAGCTGTCGGCGACGACGCTCGCCGAAGTCTATTTGCCGCCCTATCACTCCGCGCTCGCGGCAGGTGCCCGTTCGGTCATGACCGCGTTCAACGATATCGACGGCGTGCCGTGCAGCGCCAATCCCGATCTGCTCACCGGCCTGTTGCGCGAAAATTGGGGGTTCGAGGGCTTCACCGTCTCGGACTATAATTCGGACCGCGAGATAATCACGCATGGCCTCGCAGAAACCCCGCGTGAGGCAGCGCGGCTCTGCTTCCTCGCCGGGCTCGACATGTGCATGGCGAGCGGGCTTTACGCCGACCATCTTGCCGAACTCGTCGATGCGGCGGAGGTGCCCATCGAAATGCTCGATCAGGCGGTGCTCCGCGTGCTGCGCGCGAAGCAGGCGCTCGGGCTGTTCGACGATCCCTATCGAGGACTTGCCGCGGGGAGCGATCGGGGTGAGACGAGGATGCTGGCGCGCGAGGCTGCCCGGCGCTGTCCGGTTTTGCTCCGTAATGAAGGCGGTGTCCTTCCGTTGAAGCGCGGGCTGAAAATCGCGCTCATCGGTCCGTTTGCATGCGACAAGGCGCATCTGAACGGGGCTTGGGCGGTTTTTGCCGA from Sphingopyxis sp. CCNWLW2 encodes:
- a CDS encoding IS110 family transposase: MTHFVGLDVSVEETAVCVVDEVGEVVCERKVPTEPDDIAVLLTSIGGDYVRVGIEAGPLSQWLVNELSAADIPMICVETRHMKALLIAQQINKSDRNDARGIAQMMRVGLFKPVHVKTLAAQEQRMLLTSRKLIQRKLLDIECDMRGTLRNFGLKVGVVGATGYEGRVRELVERLPRLAAIVEPLLTVRRVMRQELAVLHKMLIDIVRDDPVCRRFMTVPGVGPVVALTYRASVDQPHRFLHSRAVGAHAGLTPKRHQSGEVDYDGGVSKCGDAMLRSMLYEAAQSMLTHSKKWSWLKAWAVRVAQRRGMRRARVALARRLAVILHRMWIDGTDFRWSNGATAPAA
- a CDS encoding DUF3703 domain-containing protein, with protein sequence MKPDVKAVFASEMDHARSAEASGDLALSKRHLERAHILGQRWYVSHMKTHFHMLRLALGQSDTKEALGQLVRLIGAAPFHLAGWVPVGNTGGADVPATRPMPIPPDLQPCLEGHSLRNGLIARGALLAALAAAFLLSGR
- a CDS encoding tannase/feruloyl esterase family alpha/beta hydrolase; this translates as MKARHLVWTCGAAALAVTAAPAVAATHAMAAQRCAALKGLKLANTEINSAVFVDAGPYTGNNAQIDGVGITLPAHCRVIGTIKPAPRSNIVFETWLPATGWNGKFHGAGNGGFAGDINYRGGLVEGTARGYAVASTDTGHAPGGFTAPWAVGNPDAQIDYGHRAIHLTAVNSKAIIEAYYGRKPSLSVFSACSNGGRQALMAAQRYPEDYDGIIAGAPAWDFTRLSQIFIWNGASLTRTPGSNIPPTKLPAIEAAVLAQCDALDGQKDGLVRDPRACRFDPKPLRCTGADGDSCLTGDQVAALADILRGPPIARAPRIGYEPAGAEAHRGGWAPWISSNDPMMTGAGVFGLGLPRFFANMPDASFANFDFSRDGPFLDKTIGPILNANSTDLSAFFARGGKLILYHGWGDAAIPPQMSIEYYERVRARMGAAAEQNMRLFMVPGMQHCNAGPGLNSFGQGAPPYPGARPEEDIGAALEAWVTRGRAPEELVAVSASNFLVGPMDRRLAKTERSGLLCAFPRVAIWNGSGAPDHFTSFRCEIPRH
- a CDS encoding TonB-dependent receptor domain-containing protein produces the protein MLLTAATARAQDAASESRQESTIQSDNDIAEEAIIVTGTLIRGIAPTGTNVIGVNRAEIVESGVSSSTDLLANIPQLSYFGSVPRANSDRGSPVFFPNLRNLGATGGQNTLMLVDGRRLVGQGILSSTPDPTIIPPVVIERVDVIPDGGSSIYGSDAIGGVINFITRRRFNGVEAGARYGFADSYQQADGDIIAGKDWGTGSLYVAYAYAWHSNLYGADRDYMTSNHLDRGGSDLRSTACSPGNILIGTTTYALPGRVAGTINRCDEPKQIDVYPQEERHSVFASLTQELAPGIEFNATAYWSQRKTDVKTAQSSTSGTITAANPYFRPIGTETSHNVAFSFADVFGPSNVSRQNFQSAGITAGMNFDVGGRWQLRTLANFGRSHSEIREELVNVTAITAALNGTTLAAALNPYNPGASNPAVLAAIDDFENHDTGVQELAEGRIVAEGPLFAIGGGDVRLALGAEYHYNNLKQTLIPGPKGTLASAPGTTRAFSSRNVKSLFGEIVVPLFGSANGAAGLRSLTLSGSVRYDDYSDVGGTTNPKVGITWKPFDDLTIRGNYGTSFHAPGLEATSGLGQQAQILPISPFRQVGSPITDLFRPTIILAGGNPNLKPETATTFSAGFDWKPDAVPGLLASATYYKVDFKDAIGLISAATLFTDPNFASFYTINPTLAQARAATAGMQLVGVSDIALLYVGRSPYLLADARLNNFGALKTDGVDFHLNYTRPVGKVTLMADLAGNYVLNRDFSTGGSKGPFTNTLKNGTGRLFFVGTLGGKVGDFTGRAVFNYRGGYPIQGLVGQTRIKSFQTVDLRFSWDVPAGGVLAGTQLTLNIDNLLDVDPAYANLPRTNFAQFNGSTLGRMVQLGIRKTF
- a CDS encoding cellulase family glycosylhydrolase; this translates as MRRRMIDAVEGRFIDPQGREVLLRGVNLGGDCKLPFPDGGTHLPGDFSDHRDVSFVGRPFPLDQADAHLARIAGWGFNCLRLLVTWEAIEHEGPGKYDAAYLDYIAAIARRAEAHGFMLFIDMHQDVWSRMTGGDGAPGWIFEKLGLDFTRFDAADAAHVMQHRYDHARADARQEDNYPMMSWARNYRMPANAIVWTAFFAGALLTPCWLVDEENVQHYLQRHYLNAMAALAGRLAGNAAVIGFDTLNEPSLGWIGQTMSAPQLAATRDAPIPVRAGPCWTPFAALRAASGMAVTLPVLAPGADGAMEIAGEQVANPRGVSIWADGAADPYAAAGAWSGPGDDARVLDEEFFRRTGDRAIDPDTDLLLPFFRKVAATLRAINPDWLIFAEVNPYQLGHGRGFPQGMPERCVNASHWYDVDILWKKSFDSAAGPAALRTRYIDEIGRLFDAADPARAMPRLIGEFGIPYDLDGGRAYSRWAAGQRGDALWTTHDAALTAMYDAIDALRISSTQWNYTASNRNDLRIGDGWNQEDLSIFSPDQMADGGDGARARKGFARPWVRRAQGRIAAMRFDAEVARFEAAIDADPAIAAPTEIVVPKAHFPGPVAVAVDPPARWTFDRDSRLLHVEAAAPGRMVVEVRPAGEARVSRRDSEFQPVSH